The Paeniglutamicibacter cryotolerans genome window below encodes:
- a CDS encoding type II toxin-antitoxin system Phd/YefM family antitoxin — protein MTITEASRAGLSALVASAEEGNDIPLSRHGKIVAEVVSAQEISSLRRDRDTLRDAALVMARFATDTGVRTDLDQAMEFFGFTRAELEAELAADIAAGRA, from the coding sequence ACAGAAGCTTCCCGGGCCGGCCTTTCCGCACTGGTCGCCTCGGCCGAAGAGGGGAACGACATCCCCCTGTCACGGCACGGCAAAATCGTCGCCGAAGTTGTTTCCGCCCAGGAGATTTCCAGCCTGAGGCGCGACCGCGACACGCTTCGCGACGCGGCACTCGTCATGGCCCGTTTCGCAACCGACACCGGGGTCCGCACCGACCTGGACCAGGCCATGGAATTCTTCGGCTTCACCCGCGCCGAGCTGGAAGCCGAGCTCGCCGCAGACATCGCCGCAGGGCGAGCGTGA
- a CDS encoding type II toxin-antitoxin system RelE family toxin, with translation MTEYPRRACVVRLTEDAVADLHRLGKKDPAIVRAVFKKMLLLERSPDAGEPLLGALVGFRKLVVGDRHWRIVWRVTADTDGTPILDISEIWAVGARSDSEIYEELKARVARIGDDPTLQPLKDVIVQMGRLYETVEAAAEPPREPSLPDWLVTALRDQLNLGPEEIAGITEQQGQELLMKHWSSRRES, from the coding sequence GTGACGGAGTATCCCCGGCGAGCCTGCGTGGTTCGGCTCACCGAGGATGCCGTTGCGGACCTTCACCGGCTCGGCAAGAAAGACCCCGCGATCGTCCGCGCCGTCTTCAAGAAGATGCTCCTGCTGGAACGATCCCCGGATGCCGGGGAGCCCCTGCTGGGCGCCTTGGTCGGTTTTCGCAAGCTCGTCGTCGGGGATCGCCATTGGCGCATTGTCTGGCGGGTCACCGCGGACACCGATGGCACCCCGATCCTTGACATTTCCGAAATCTGGGCAGTGGGCGCCCGGTCCGACAGCGAGATCTACGAGGAGCTTAAGGCCCGTGTCGCCCGGATTGGCGATGATCCCACGCTCCAGCCGCTGAAGGACGTTATTGTCCAAATGGGACGCCTTTATGAAACCGTCGAGGCCGCTGCCGAACCCCCGCGGGAGCCCTCCCTGCCGGACTGGCTTGTCACCGCCCTGCGGGACCAGCTCAATCTTGGCCCCGAAGAGATCGCCGGCATCACCGAGCAGCAGGGACAAGAGCTGCTGATGAAGCATTGGTCCAGCCGCCGGGAGTCCTAA
- a CDS encoding IS5 family transposase has product MPALPSFLIEPLWTQFQALIPPVEDHHPLGCHRPRIPDRLVFDKLIQVLVLGASYEKISDTNCSATTIRRRRDLWIDAGIFTTLEQICLESYDRILGLELENLTVDSCIVKAPCGGEMAGKSPVDRGKLGTKRSVLTDGKGIPLGCVAAPANRHDSPLLRPTLEKLSRFGFHLPPKITVHLDAGYDSSKTRTLLTELGCEWVISTSGEPLQAGARWVVERTNAWHNRGFKKLLICTERRTLVIDAMISLANSIIVLRRLIREAWHTHRWDARPQRKP; this is encoded by the coding sequence GTGCCTGCCCTTCCATCATTCCTCATCGAACCCCTCTGGACCCAATTCCAGGCCCTGATCCCACCCGTTGAAGACCACCACCCCCTGGGCTGCCATCGCCCCCGCATCCCGGACAGGCTCGTCTTCGACAAGCTCATCCAGGTCCTCGTCCTCGGGGCCTCCTACGAGAAAATCTCCGACACCAACTGCTCCGCCACCACCATCCGACGGCGCCGGGACCTCTGGATCGATGCCGGAATCTTCACCACCCTGGAGCAGATCTGCCTCGAATCCTACGACCGCATCCTCGGGCTGGAACTGGAGAACCTCACCGTGGACAGCTGCATCGTCAAGGCCCCATGCGGCGGGGAAATGGCCGGAAAATCGCCGGTAGACCGCGGCAAACTCGGCACCAAACGCTCGGTCCTCACCGACGGCAAGGGCATCCCCCTGGGATGCGTGGCCGCACCAGCCAACCGACACGACTCCCCGCTACTGCGCCCCACCTTGGAGAAACTCTCCCGCTTCGGATTCCACCTGCCACCAAAGATCACCGTGCACCTGGACGCCGGCTATGACAGCTCCAAGACCCGCACCCTGCTCACCGAACTCGGCTGCGAATGGGTGATCAGCACCAGCGGCGAGCCGCTACAAGCAGGGGCGCGCTGGGTCGTTGAGCGAACCAACGCTTGGCACAACCGAGGCTTCAAGAAACTGTTGATCTGCACCGAACGCCGCACCCTGGTCATCGACGCGATGATCAGCCTCGCCAACAGCATCATCGTCCTGCGGCGCCTGATCCGAGAGGCCTGGCACACCCACCGCTGGGACGCAAGACCCCAACGAAAGCCCTAA
- a CDS encoding MarR family winged helix-turn-helix transcriptional regulator: protein MTDSSVPNLLAGDNLATWAALATVLEWLPAALDAPLVRDFDLTHFEYGILFALADAPNQMLRMTVLAGYANSSLSRLSRAVSRIEGRGWVQRSRDPLDGRSTLASLTEAGLAMVEKVTPVHSRTVTKLVLEPLTTAQRGQLRDISLRIQHAIREQESWRATSTFSSDTD from the coding sequence ATGACTGATTCCAGCGTCCCCAACCTCCTCGCGGGAGATAACCTCGCGACGTGGGCAGCTCTTGCGACGGTATTGGAATGGCTGCCCGCTGCACTCGATGCGCCTTTGGTTCGTGATTTCGACCTCACACACTTTGAGTACGGCATCCTCTTCGCCTTGGCTGACGCGCCGAACCAGATGCTGAGGATGACTGTCCTGGCTGGCTATGCCAATAGCTCGCTTTCTAGGCTCTCTCGAGCAGTATCGCGGATTGAGGGTCGCGGTTGGGTGCAGCGCAGTCGTGACCCTTTGGACGGGCGGTCGACCTTGGCCTCCCTGACCGAGGCAGGGCTTGCGATGGTCGAAAAGGTCACTCCTGTGCATTCTCGGACCGTTACGAAATTGGTCTTAGAGCCTCTCACGACCGCCCAACGGGGTCAGCTGCGCGATATCAGTCTTCGGATTCAACACGCGATTCGGGAGCAGGAGAGTTGGCGGGCAACAAGCACCTTCTCTTCCGACACTGACTAA
- a CDS encoding SDR family NAD(P)-dependent oxidoreductase: MDMQLSTKRAFISGSTQGIGYSIAKALLQEGAEVVINGRDASRLQQSVKNLQAEVPGGVVTGIAADFTDASAVQSLLSTLGAVDILVNNVGLFGLKPFTEISDDEWSRYFAVNVMSGVRLSRELLPGMIDAGWGRIIFVGSESGVNVPADMTHYGVTKAGMLALSNGLAKLTRGTDVTVNTILGGPTYSDGVAGTIQDIAESQRMSADEMKAMIIGGNQTSLLERFIEPAEIANLAVYLSSPLSSATNGTAVRADGGVLTAML, translated from the coding sequence ATGGACATGCAACTGTCAACCAAACGCGCCTTTATAAGCGGGTCAACGCAAGGGATTGGGTACTCGATCGCAAAGGCGCTCCTCCAAGAAGGGGCCGAGGTGGTAATCAACGGCCGCGACGCCAGCCGCCTCCAGCAATCGGTGAAGAACCTTCAGGCCGAAGTGCCTGGCGGAGTCGTTACCGGCATTGCAGCGGACTTCACAGACGCCTCAGCGGTGCAGAGCCTGCTCAGCACGCTCGGGGCCGTCGACATCCTTGTCAATAACGTCGGTCTCTTCGGGCTAAAGCCCTTCACTGAAATATCTGACGATGAATGGTCTCGTTATTTCGCGGTAAACGTGATGAGCGGAGTCCGGCTCTCCAGAGAGCTACTACCCGGGATGATCGATGCTGGCTGGGGTCGGATCATTTTCGTAGGCAGCGAATCAGGCGTAAACGTACCCGCTGACATGACGCACTACGGCGTGACGAAAGCAGGGATGCTCGCCTTGAGCAACGGCCTCGCCAAACTCACTCGCGGAACCGATGTGACGGTCAACACGATCCTCGGCGGCCCGACCTACTCCGACGGCGTTGCCGGTACCATCCAGGACATTGCGGAGTCGCAGCGAATGTCAGCGGATGAGATGAAAGCAATGATCATTGGTGGCAATCAGACATCTCTCCTTGAGCGCTTCATCGAGCCCGCCGAAATCGCGAACCTCGCCGTGTATCTCTCAAGCCCCCTCTCCTCCGCGACAAACGGAACTGCCGTGCGCGCTGACGGAGGAGTACTGACCGCAATGCTCTGA
- a CDS encoding IS1380 family transposase, producing MQVSHNPSAVSVSFDEPNLVSTAGLLPAMVLARDSGLHELTDQWLSVPTDKGANPGLKIASLVAGMVAGADSIDDMALLRHGAMKKVFTACYAPSTLGSFLRSFTFGHVRQLDAVASRFLVSLNRKAPLLGDVAADDYVYLDVDDTIIEVHGYQKQGSGYGYSGVRGLNALLATASTKDAVPFIAAQRLRKGAANSARGAKKFVTEALGTLTRCQPGSKVLCRFDSAYYGHGPVSAALKAGAQVSVTVRMDPAVKRAIATIPEDAWETIHYTDAILDESTGVLVSSAEVAETGFTAFTSRKKAERVPGRLVVRRIPELNPKKAAGQGTLFDSHRFHAFFTTVDHGVLDTVAADKAHRQHAVIEQVNADLKDSALAHMPSGHFGANSAWLVAAAIAYNLTRATGILAGGTFAKARSATVRRKLIQVPARIARSARKTKLRLPLDWPWETEWERLFTSVHAPPQIA from the coding sequence ATGCAAGTTTCCCACAATCCCTCCGCCGTGTCAGTTTCCTTCGACGAACCAAACCTCGTGTCCACCGCCGGGTTGCTGCCGGCCATGGTCCTGGCCCGGGACTCAGGCCTGCATGAACTGACTGACCAATGGCTCAGCGTGCCCACCGACAAAGGTGCCAACCCCGGGTTAAAGATTGCTTCCCTCGTGGCCGGGATGGTGGCCGGCGCCGACTCCATTGACGATATGGCCCTGTTGCGGCACGGAGCCATGAAAAAGGTCTTCACCGCCTGCTATGCCCCCTCCACCCTGGGGTCCTTCCTGCGCTCCTTCACCTTCGGGCACGTACGCCAGCTCGATGCCGTGGCCTCCAGGTTCCTGGTGAGCCTGAACCGCAAGGCCCCACTGCTGGGTGATGTTGCCGCTGATGACTACGTTTACCTCGACGTCGATGACACCATCATCGAGGTCCACGGCTACCAGAAGCAGGGCTCGGGCTACGGATATTCCGGGGTGCGCGGGCTCAACGCCTTGCTGGCCACAGCATCCACGAAGGACGCGGTGCCGTTCATTGCCGCCCAACGCCTGCGCAAGGGCGCAGCCAACTCCGCCCGCGGAGCCAAGAAGTTCGTCACCGAGGCACTGGGCACGCTCACACGTTGCCAACCCGGATCGAAGGTGTTGTGCCGTTTCGACTCCGCCTACTACGGCCACGGGCCGGTATCGGCGGCCTTGAAGGCGGGCGCGCAGGTCTCGGTGACGGTGCGCATGGACCCGGCCGTGAAGCGGGCGATCGCCACGATCCCGGAGGATGCCTGGGAGACCATCCACTACACCGATGCGATCCTTGACGAATCCACCGGGGTTTTGGTCTCCAGCGCCGAGGTCGCCGAAACCGGCTTCACCGCGTTCACCTCCCGCAAGAAAGCCGAACGGGTTCCCGGGCGCCTGGTGGTGCGCCGGATCCCGGAACTGAACCCGAAGAAGGCCGCCGGGCAAGGCACCCTCTTTGACAGCCACCGTTTCCACGCGTTCTTCACCACCGTGGACCACGGGGTCCTGGACACCGTCGCGGCGGACAAGGCCCACCGCCAACACGCGGTCATCGAGCAGGTCAACGCAGATTTGAAGGACAGCGCACTGGCCCATATGCCCTCCGGGCACTTCGGCGCCAATAGTGCCTGGCTGGTGGCCGCGGCCATCGCCTACAACCTCACCCGCGCCACCGGAATCCTGGCCGGCGGCACCTTCGCCAAGGCCAGGAGCGCAACGGTCCGGCGCAAGCTCATCCAGGTTCCGGCGCGCATCGCGCGCAGTGCCAGGAAAACCAAGCTCCGGCTTCCGCTGGATTGGCCATGGGAAACCGAATGGGAACGGCTCTTCACTTCCGTGCACGCCCCACCCCAAATCGCCTAG